The genomic segment CCTCCGGCGACATGTTCGCCTGGATTTCGGACGCGCCCATGCTGGCCGCATTGGGATCGCCATGGAATTTCACATAGCCGCCCAGGGGAATCCAGGCGAAGCGCCAACGGGTTCCCTTCTTGTCGGTGAAGGCGACGATCTCGCGACCAAAGCCGATCGAAAAGGCATCCGCCTTGACGCCGCACCAGCGGCCGACCAGGAAATGGCCTAGCTCGTGAAAGAAAACGACAATGGTGAGGACGAACAGAAACGGGACAAGGTAACTCGCCATGCCCCAGAGATGCTGCACTAACGCCATACTGGTTCGCCTCCAGCCGTACCGCCCACTGGTCTGGAGCGCCCGGCCGCGTAGTTAATAAATCCTTACTATGGCGGCACTTTGCCGGAGTACAGTCAACGCGCCAAGAGGACGCGGCACCTTTCTCTGGAAACATGGTCAACAGCGAGGGCCTCGTCGATCGTCGCAGGCTCGCGCGCTTCGCCTGCCGCCACCGCCTGATCGCAGATTTTTTCAACGATTCCAGCAATTTCCTGAAAGCCTATCTGGCGCGACAGGAATAGTTCCACCGCCACCTCATTGGCCGCGTTTAGAACAGTCGGCAGTCCCTGCCCGTGGCGCAGGGCGTTGATCGCCACGGCCAGCGCCGGAAAGCGATCGAGATCAGGGCGTTCAAAGGTCAAGCTGCCGATTTCGGCCAGGTCGAGCCGGCGCGTCCGCGTCGTCATGCGCGCCGGATAGCCCAGACAATGGGCGATCGGCACCGCCATGTCGGGCTGGGCGAGCCCGGCCGTCACCGCGCCATCGGCAAAGGCGACGAGGCCATGAACGATCGACTGCGGGTGAACGAGCACGTCGAGGCGCTCCGCCTCAACGCCGAACAGATAATGCGCCTCGATCAGTTCGAGGCCTTTGTTCATCAGTCCGGCGGAATCGATCGTTACCTTCGGGCCCATCGCCCAATTGGGATGGGCCAGCGCCTGCTCCGGCGTCGCCGCCGCGATCTGCTCGCGCGACCAATTGCGGAACGGACCGCCGGAAGCCGTGAGAATCATCTTCTCGATGGTCGAGGGATCGGCGCCACCGAGAGCCTGGAAGATGGCGTTGTGCTCGCTGTCCATCGGCAGCACATCGCCATTGGCCCTCTGCACCGTGCGCATGAAGGGCGCGCCGGCACAAACCAGACATTCCTTGTTGGCGAGCGCGATGGCGCGACCGGCCAAAGCCGCCGCATGGGTGGGACGCACGCCGGCCGTGCCGGCAATGCCCGCGATCACGAGATCGGACGGCAGCGCCGCCGCTTCGCACATCGCCTCGACGCCGGCTGAAACAGCGATGCCCGTGCCGGAGAGCGCCTGGCGCAGCGCTTCATAGCGATCGGCGCGCGCGATCACGGCGCGATGCGCCTTCAGCGCGATGGCGGTTTCGGCGAGCGCTTCGGCGTCCTGGCCGCCGATCACCGCTTCCACCTGAAAACGGTCGGGCGCTTCCAGAATCACATCGCGCGTCGTGCGCCCGATGGAGCCGGTGGCGCCGAGAATAACAAGCCGACGCGGCGCGGTTTGCGCCGTCGTCTGAGGGGTTGAAAGAGCATTCACCGATCGCATCAGATACCGCTCACCACCAAACCAGCAAGCCACGCGCCGGCGCATAAAAGCCGTTGCGCGCGAGGCCGATGATTGCCGCAAGGGTGACGGCAACGATGAAACCATCCAGCCGATCCATCGCCCCGCCGTGGCCAGGAATGAGATGGCTCGAATCCTTGACGCCGAAATGCCGCTTCATGCCGGATTCGAACAGGTCTCCGCCCTGGGCCGCGAGACCCGCGGCAATGCCAACCAGAAACACCGGCAGCAGATTGATCTCACCGGCCGTGCGCCAATATTGCACGACACAGACACCAAGACCTGCGCCACAGACAACACCACAGATGAGGCCGGACCATGTCTTACCCGGCGAAATACGCGGCCACAGTTTCGGGCCGCCGATCAGGCGGCCGCCGAAATAGGCCATCACGTCGGTGCCCCAGACGACCGCGAAGACCCAAAGGATCGATGTCAGCCCTTCGAAAAAGGAAGAACGCAGCACGCAGACGGAAATCACCAGAGCGCCGGCGTAAACCAGTCCAGGCCCGGCCCACAGGGCTTTTTCACGTCCCGCCAGCAGCGCGACAACAATAGCGCCGACCAGAACAACAAGAAGGGCAATATCGGCGCGTAACGTCAGCGCCAGCTGTGCCGCAACGGCAAGTGCGACCGCACCGACGATGAGACGGTAGCGTTCTTGCCGGCCGCCCACCATCTTCTGCCATTCCCAGAAGACAGCGAAACCAGCGACCATCCAGAACAGCGCAAACACATGGCCGCCAAGCCAGGCACTGCCGAGCGCCAGAACAACCATTACGATCGCCGACAACAGCCGGGGACCGAGATCGCGCATCGCGCCTGTCTTTTGGGGTTCGGTTGGTGTCACGTCCGATGGTTTGTCCGACACGATCACACGCCGCTCAAGGCGACACGCCCTGGGTCCCCCGCGGCATTGACGCCGCCGAAACGCCGTTCGCGACCGGAATATTCGCGCAGCGCCATTTCCAATGCGGCCTTATCGAAATCAGGCCAGTGCAGCGGCAGGAAGACGAATTCGGCATAAGCCGCCTGCCACAGCAGGAAATTCGACAGGCGCTGTTCGCCTGACGTGCGGATGATGAGATCGGGATCGGGAATGCCCGAGGTATCGAGTTCGGCATCAAGCGCATTGGCATCGATCGACGACGCGTCGATCTCGCCGCGCAGCGCGCGTTGCGCGAGCCGTTGCGCGGCTGCCGCAATCTCCTGGCGGCTGCCATAGTTGAACGCCACCACCAGCGTCATATGCGTGTTGTGCTTGGTCAATTCCTCGGCTTCGAGCAATAGCGCTCGAATATCGCCGGCCAGCTTGTCGCGCGAACCGATGACGCGCACGCGCACGCCGCTGCGATGCAACTCGGCAAGATCGTTGCGGATGAAGCGCTTGAGAAGGCCCATCAGATCGGCCACTTCCTGCGGCGGCCGCGACCAGTTTTCCGACGAAAAGGAATAGATGGTCACATAGGAAATTCTGAGATCGCCGGCGGCGCGGATCGTGCGACGCAGCGCTTCGACGCCACGGCGATGGCCTTCAAAGCGCGGCAGGCCGCGCGAAGCGGCCCAACGCCCATTGCCATCCATAATAATGCCGATATGGCGCGGAATCCGGAGTACGTCGGCTGGCTTGGCGCCGTCGGTCGCTCCGGCCATCTGGTTCCGCATCACCTGCTCCGCGCTCATCATCGCGCCCCAATCATCCGGGGCTAAACTTGCATGATTTCCTTTTCCTTCGACGCCAGCGTCTGATCGACCTCGGCGACGGCCTTGTCGGTCGCCTTCTGCACGTCGGTGCTGAAGCGCTTCTCGTCGTCCTCGCTGATGGCCTTGTCCTTCAGCATTTTCTTCAGCTGATCGATGCCATCGCGGCGGATGTGGCGGACGGCGACGCGCGCTTCTTCCGCATATTTATGAGCGATCTTGGCCAGCTCCTTGCGGCGCTGTTCGTTGAGCTCGGGGATGCGGATGCGCAGCGTCTGCCCCTCGGTCGTCGGATTGAGGCCAAGGTTGGCGTCGCGGATCGACTTTTCGACAGCGCCGACCATGCCCTTGTCCCAGACCTGGACGGCCAGCAAACGCGGCTCCGGCACCGAGACGGTCGCCACCTGATTGAGGGGCATGGACTGGCCATAGGCCACGACCTGGATAGGATCGAGCAGGCCGGCCGAGGCGCGGCCGGTGCGCAGGCCCGAAAATTCGTGTTTCAGCGACTGGATCGAACTCTGCATCCGCCGCTGAAGATCAGCGATGTCATATGCCATGATCTATTTCCGTTATCCCTTCGGGCCGGGGCCCGCGATTACGC from the Beijerinckia sp. 28-YEA-48 genome contains:
- the dxr gene encoding 1-deoxy-D-xylulose-5-phosphate reductoisomerase — its product is MNALSTPQTTAQTAPRRLVILGATGSIGRTTRDVILEAPDRFQVEAVIGGQDAEALAETAIALKAHRAVIARADRYEALRQALSGTGIAVSAGVEAMCEAAALPSDLVIAGIAGTAGVRPTHAAALAGRAIALANKECLVCAGAPFMRTVQRANGDVLPMDSEHNAIFQALGGADPSTIEKMILTASGGPFRNWSREQIAAATPEQALAHPNWAMGPKVTIDSAGLMNKGLELIEAHYLFGVEAERLDVLVHPQSIVHGLVAFADGAVTAGLAQPDMAVPIAHCLGYPARMTTRTRRLDLAEIGSLTFERPDLDRFPALAVAINALRHGQGLPTVLNAANEVAVELFLSRQIGFQEIAGIVEKICDQAVAAGEAREPATIDEALAVDHVSRERCRVLLAR
- a CDS encoding phosphatidate cytidylyltransferase; its protein translation is MSDKPSDVTPTEPQKTGAMRDLGPRLLSAIVMVVLALGSAWLGGHVFALFWMVAGFAVFWEWQKMVGGRQERYRLIVGAVALAVAAQLALTLRADIALLVVLVGAIVVALLAGREKALWAGPGLVYAGALVISVCVLRSSFFEGLTSILWVFAVVWGTDVMAYFGGRLIGGPKLWPRISPGKTWSGLICGVVCGAGLGVCVVQYWRTAGEINLLPVFLVGIAAGLAAQGGDLFESGMKRHFGVKDSSHLIPGHGGAMDRLDGFIVAVTLAAIIGLARNGFYAPARGLLVWW
- a CDS encoding isoprenyl transferase; the protein is MRNQMAGATDGAKPADVLRIPRHIGIIMDGNGRWAASRGLPRFEGHRRGVEALRRTIRAAGDLRISYVTIYSFSSENWSRPPQEVADLMGLLKRFIRNDLAELHRSGVRVRVIGSRDKLAGDIRALLLEAEELTKHNTHMTLVVAFNYGSRQEIAAAAQRLAQRALRGEIDASSIDANALDAELDTSGIPDPDLIIRTSGEQRLSNFLLWQAAYAEFVFLPLHWPDFDKAALEMALREYSGRERRFGGVNAAGDPGRVALSGV
- the frr gene encoding ribosome recycling factor, yielding MAYDIADLQRRMQSSIQSLKHEFSGLRTGRASAGLLDPIQVVAYGQSMPLNQVATVSVPEPRLLAVQVWDKGMVGAVEKSIRDANLGLNPTTEGQTLRIRIPELNEQRRKELAKIAHKYAEEARVAVRHIRRDGIDQLKKMLKDKAISEDDEKRFSTDVQKATDKAVAEVDQTLASKEKEIMQV